In one Chitinophaga sancti genomic region, the following are encoded:
- a CDS encoding BamA/TamA family outer membrane protein, with product MLLCPRHASGSTITVKPTLRDTVPAYLFKPKPLGNRYSDTVPVRRHKYKGPDTISAKLYKPIADTISVPLFRPKSPSRSWFHRVGEYRDSLRRKEYRDSLIRSITKQNVPEPPATDSSIIKSEKYFIPYKGRVIRDIYYRKVNVFGPQNIRDTSFTTTMKLIQLANRLHYNTEEWVIRQALFFKSGDTLNPYEMSDNERYLRSRPYMQDARLYIINAGASPDSLDLLVVTKDVYEYGFDIGEASTSAVRTTIYNNNLFGAGQELRVGAYWKNSYNPPWGSEVKYTKYNALGTFADVSLGYTTLNNYYPLDTGVFEGSYYVNINRPLYNSSADWAGGLAYRNSFSINAQERPDTVYRDYRYELLEIWGGYNLIKQDKRNLNNQRPNLALLLGHSNQIFIRRPWQSIYKLDPVYNNHRYYLAQAIAFRNEFFKATNFFGFGRTEDIPLGYTASLTGGWETWKGRTRGYAGFEAQKFWATKLKGIFNAQIGVSTFFQNGRSEDAVIHAKVEYYSRSFKFAGGKLREFTYFDYLGNLNPYFYKPLQINMEHGIYGYKNVPLAGFQRMNIRSETVFYSPWRVLGFKFNWYATLQASQITLESNNLFKNPIYGGVGLGCRIKNENLPINTLLIDANYFPNAPYPENRIYFEITTTVDFRFDIFTLKMPNFLNFR from the coding sequence ATGCTGCTATGCCCGCGGCATGCATCTGGTAGCACCATCACGGTTAAGCCTACTTTGCGGGATACTGTTCCCGCTTACCTCTTCAAACCCAAGCCCTTAGGCAATAGATATTCAGATACAGTGCCCGTGCGCCGGCATAAATATAAAGGCCCGGATACCATTTCCGCAAAGCTGTACAAGCCCATTGCAGATACCATCTCCGTTCCTTTATTCAGACCCAAATCACCTTCCAGGAGCTGGTTTCACCGGGTAGGCGAGTACAGGGATTCCCTGCGCCGCAAAGAATACCGCGATTCCCTGATCCGTAGTATCACCAAGCAAAATGTACCGGAACCCCCGGCGACAGATAGCAGTATAATTAAGAGTGAAAAGTATTTCATCCCTTATAAAGGAAGGGTGATCAGGGATATCTATTACAGGAAAGTAAACGTATTCGGTCCGCAGAACATACGGGATACCTCGTTTACGACCACCATGAAACTCATTCAACTGGCCAACCGCCTTCACTATAATACAGAAGAATGGGTGATCCGCCAGGCCCTGTTCTTTAAGTCGGGCGATACCCTGAACCCCTATGAGATGTCGGACAATGAGCGTTACCTGCGTAGCCGGCCCTACATGCAGGATGCCCGCTTATACATTATTAATGCCGGTGCTTCCCCGGATTCACTGGATCTGCTGGTGGTAACCAAAGACGTGTACGAATACGGTTTCGATATCGGGGAAGCCAGCACCTCGGCAGTGAGAACTACGATCTATAATAACAACCTCTTTGGCGCAGGACAGGAACTACGCGTAGGCGCTTATTGGAAAAACAGCTATAATCCCCCCTGGGGCTCGGAAGTGAAATATACCAAGTACAATGCCCTTGGTACATTCGCGGATGTATCCCTGGGTTATACAACGCTGAACAATTACTATCCCCTGGACACGGGCGTGTTTGAAGGTTCGTATTACGTGAATATCAACAGACCTCTGTATAATTCTTCGGCCGATTGGGCCGGAGGGCTTGCCTACCGGAATAGTTTCAGCATCAATGCCCAGGAGCGGCCTGATACCGTATACCGGGATTACAGGTATGAGTTGCTGGAGATTTGGGGTGGTTACAATCTGATCAAACAAGATAAACGTAACTTAAACAACCAGCGGCCTAACCTGGCCCTGTTGCTGGGCCATTCCAACCAGATCTTTATCAGGCGGCCCTGGCAGAGTATCTATAAGCTGGACCCGGTGTATAATAATCACCGGTACTACCTGGCACAGGCCATTGCTTTCCGGAATGAGTTCTTTAAAGCCACCAATTTCTTTGGTTTTGGCCGAACGGAGGATATTCCCCTGGGCTATACTGCCAGTCTTACCGGCGGTTGGGAAACCTGGAAAGGGCGGACACGTGGTTATGCAGGGTTTGAGGCGCAGAAGTTCTGGGCTACGAAACTGAAAGGGATCTTTAATGCACAAATAGGAGTCAGTACGTTTTTCCAGAATGGCAGGTCGGAAGATGCGGTGATCCATGCAAAGGTGGAATATTATAGCCGGTCCTTTAAGTTCGCAGGAGGGAAACTGAGGGAGTTCACTTATTTTGATTATCTGGGCAACCTGAATCCGTATTTTTATAAACCCCTGCAGATAAATATGGAGCATGGGATCTATGGGTATAAGAATGTGCCGCTGGCAGGTTTTCAGCGAATGAATATCCGGTCGGAAACGGTTTTTTATAGTCCGTGGCGGGTGCTGGGTTTTAAGTTTAACTGGTATGCCACCCTGCAGGCTTCGCAGATCACCCTCGAGAGTAATAATTTGTTTAAGAACCCGATCTATGGAGGGGTGGGCCTGGGTTGCAGGATTAAGAATGAAAACCTGCCGATCAATACCCTGCTGATAGATGCGAATTATTTTCCGAATGCGCCGTATCCGGAGAACCGGATCTATTTTGAGATTACCACTACCGTGGATTTCAGGTTTGATATCTTTACGCTGAAGATGCCGAATTTTTTGAATTTCAGGTGA
- a CDS encoding TonB-dependent receptor domain-containing protein has translation MTLSFLTFSYAQQTNPKSPEQGSIQGKLIDEQTNAPIEYASVAIIRAVDSSVVTGMLSKPNGDFSFPQIALGKYFVKVNFIGFTTVYKAIVLSSKNNIIDVGNIKLGTNAKVLAAVEVVGEKPAYTMAIDKRVFNVDKNISSVGGTATDVLKQVPAVSVDIDGNVTVRNGAPTIFVDGRPTTLTMDQIPADAIANIEVITNPSAKYDAEGVSGILNIVLKKNRKAGINGQVNAGASTLGGANGGFDFSIRREKYNLSLSYNIRSRKGSAKEHLFRKNIGTDTTTYLDQYEQGEQSRRFQYGRIGFDWFMDNRNTFTIAGSINAGDFRDDNNLTLYNLNTGKEQVRYGSGMDNSNHNFRNYAGQLGYKHTFAKQGHELTADFNYNYATSDDGSDYSLQYYTLGHVAIDTPTAPAKRYSYGGGNTTYMTGQIDYVNPLSETSKVEAGLRSTSRIFNNTQTTMGLNNASGDYVLDSSLSNNYHYRETINAGYISYSGQLGNFGYMGGMRGEQSFYSGDMTSTAKSNYKISYPISLFPSVFLSQKFKGDHELQLNYTRRVRRPWFRDLLPNLNYTAQSASRGNPTLKPEFTNSFEFSYLKDFNRKHNVMVSMYYRNTQNAITDYSTDTTIMVNGTAQKVVLSYPVNADTRNSYGAEITVRNQLTTNWDVTTNMNMAQTKINASNLANQLTNSGFIFFGKINTNYKLPYRTTLQVTGIYESKQIMAQGERAGKYTVDAAVRKELLKDRSLVVSMGVNDIFNTDRSLSYTHTEFSDQEYYRKRATREARINVSWRFGKIDAGKKKEGKKGGEEQGGNGDF, from the coding sequence ATGACGCTGTCATTTCTGACTTTTTCTTATGCTCAACAAACCAACCCAAAATCCCCTGAACAAGGGTCAATTCAGGGAAAATTAATTGATGAGCAAACCAATGCTCCCATAGAGTATGCCTCAGTGGCTATCATTCGTGCTGTGGATTCCAGCGTAGTCACCGGTATGCTGTCGAAACCAAATGGTGATTTCAGTTTTCCGCAGATTGCATTGGGAAAGTATTTCGTAAAAGTAAATTTCATTGGCTTCACTACCGTTTATAAAGCAATTGTACTTTCTTCAAAAAATAACATTATAGATGTTGGTAATATCAAGCTCGGCACAAATGCGAAAGTATTAGCCGCTGTTGAGGTCGTAGGCGAAAAGCCTGCTTATACCATGGCTATTGATAAGCGCGTGTTCAATGTGGATAAAAACATTTCAAGCGTAGGTGGTACTGCTACCGATGTATTGAAACAGGTGCCTGCTGTTAGTGTAGACATTGACGGTAATGTGACTGTTCGTAATGGAGCACCTACCATTTTCGTGGATGGCCGTCCTACGACCCTGACCATGGATCAGATTCCTGCAGATGCGATTGCAAATATTGAAGTGATCACTAACCCATCTGCAAAATATGATGCGGAAGGTGTGAGTGGTATATTAAATATTGTATTGAAGAAAAACAGGAAAGCGGGGATCAACGGGCAGGTGAATGCCGGTGCGTCTACTTTGGGTGGTGCAAATGGCGGTTTCGACTTCAGCATCCGCCGTGAGAAGTACAATCTCTCCCTGAGTTATAATATCCGTAGCCGCAAAGGTTCTGCGAAGGAACACCTGTTCCGCAAAAACATCGGCACGGATACAACCACCTACCTGGATCAGTATGAGCAAGGTGAGCAGAGCCGTCGTTTTCAATATGGCAGGATCGGGTTCGATTGGTTTATGGACAACCGCAATACCTTCACGATTGCCGGTAGCATCAATGCGGGAGATTTCAGAGATGATAATAACCTGACGCTGTACAACCTGAATACTGGGAAAGAGCAGGTGCGGTATGGTTCAGGTATGGATAATTCCAATCACAATTTCCGTAATTATGCGGGTCAGCTGGGCTACAAGCACACCTTTGCAAAACAGGGGCATGAGCTGACGGCTGATTTCAATTACAACTACGCCACGAGTGATGATGGGAGTGATTATTCTTTGCAGTATTATACTTTGGGGCATGTTGCAATCGATACCCCAACGGCACCGGCTAAGCGCTATTCATATGGCGGTGGCAATACTACTTACATGACCGGACAGATTGATTATGTAAATCCACTGTCTGAGACGTCAAAGGTAGAAGCAGGTTTGCGTAGCACCAGCCGCATCTTTAATAATACGCAGACGACCATGGGCCTCAACAATGCCAGCGGAGATTATGTATTGGATAGTTCCCTTTCTAATAATTATCATTATCGTGAAACGATCAATGCGGGGTATATCAGTTACTCAGGCCAGTTAGGTAATTTTGGTTACATGGGTGGTATGAGGGGTGAGCAGTCCTTTTACAGCGGAGATATGACGAGTACGGCCAAAAGTAACTATAAAATCAGCTACCCTATTAGTTTGTTTCCCAGTGTATTCCTGTCTCAAAAGTTCAAGGGGGATCATGAACTGCAGCTGAATTACACGCGTCGTGTGCGTCGTCCCTGGTTCCGCGACCTGTTGCCGAATCTGAATTATACAGCGCAGAGTGCAAGTCGTGGTAACCCGACATTGAAGCCGGAGTTTACCAATTCATTTGAGTTTAGTTACCTGAAAGATTTCAACAGAAAGCACAATGTGATGGTGTCAATGTATTACAGGAATACGCAGAATGCGATCACTGATTATTCAACAGACACGACGATTATGGTGAATGGTACAGCGCAGAAAGTGGTGCTGTCTTACCCGGTGAATGCGGATACGCGTAATTCATACGGAGCGGAGATTACGGTGCGGAATCAGCTGACCACTAACTGGGATGTGACCACGAATATGAATATGGCGCAAACGAAGATCAATGCTTCTAACCTGGCGAATCAACTGACGAATTCAGGGTTTATATTCTTTGGAAAGATCAATACGAATTACAAATTGCCGTATAGAACGACCTTGCAGGTGACGGGTATTTATGAGTCTAAGCAGATTATGGCGCAGGGAGAGAGAGCGGGGAAATATACGGTGGATGCGGCAGTGAGGAAGGAGTTGTTGAAGGATAGATCGCTGGTGGTGTCAATGGGTGTGAATGATATTTTCAATACGGACAGGAGTTTGTCTTATACGCATACGGAGTTTTCAGACCAGGAGTATTATAGGAAGAGAGCGACGAGGGAAGCAAGGATTAATGTGAGCTGGCGGTTTGGGAAGATAGATGCGGGGAAGAAGAAGGAAGGGAAGAAAGGGGGTGAAGAGCAGGGAGGCAATGGGGATTTCTAG
- a CDS encoding DUF763 domain-containing protein codes for MSRAYADLPLHYGSVPPWLAARMSLLGGAIIETIIADYGKAEVLRRLSDPCWFQALGCVLGMDWHSSGITTSVMGALKKALNPRAHELGIYICGGKGKHSRQTPQELLAIAEKTGLPGQELVRNSKLAAKVDNTALQDGYQLYLHSFIVSNEGDWAVVQQGMNDGNGMARRYHWHSATVRNFTETPHSFIYGKNQGLILNLTDKDAMPTKNGLLELVKVAPSELLPEIRKITMPSHHDVRAENVDLKRLGAVLAVAHERQVLDFETLLLMEGVGPRTLQSLTLVSEVIHGTASRFTDPARFSFAHGGKDGHPFPVPVNVYDETISVMREAVNKAKIGQNDKQEAIRKLSVLSQQVEKDFTPNERFDEVVERERKDSWRHGGRTVFGKEQAPAPPKNRQLSLFD; via the coding sequence ATGTCAAGAGCGTATGCAGATCTTCCTTTACATTATGGTTCAGTACCTCCCTGGCTGGCAGCCCGAATGAGCCTGCTGGGCGGAGCGATCATTGAAACCATTATTGCAGATTATGGGAAGGCGGAGGTATTGAGAAGACTGAGTGATCCCTGCTGGTTCCAGGCATTGGGTTGTGTGCTGGGAATGGACTGGCATTCTTCAGGCATCACCACTTCCGTGATGGGTGCTTTGAAAAAAGCATTGAATCCCAGGGCACATGAACTGGGCATTTATATCTGTGGGGGCAAGGGGAAGCATTCCCGGCAAACCCCGCAGGAACTGCTGGCCATTGCGGAGAAAACAGGATTGCCCGGGCAGGAATTGGTAAGAAACAGCAAACTGGCGGCGAAAGTGGATAATACCGCCCTGCAGGATGGGTATCAATTATACCTCCACTCCTTTATTGTCTCTAATGAAGGTGACTGGGCGGTGGTGCAACAGGGCATGAACGATGGCAATGGGATGGCGCGGCGCTATCACTGGCACTCAGCAACCGTACGGAACTTTACCGAGACGCCTCACTCCTTTATATATGGTAAGAACCAGGGCCTGATTTTGAACCTGACGGATAAAGACGCCATGCCGACGAAAAACGGTTTACTGGAACTCGTGAAGGTGGCTCCTTCGGAACTGCTTCCAGAGATCAGGAAGATCACCATGCCATCGCATCATGATGTGCGGGCAGAGAACGTGGATCTGAAGAGATTAGGGGCGGTACTGGCAGTGGCGCATGAAAGGCAGGTGCTGGATTTTGAGACCTTGTTATTAATGGAAGGTGTGGGTCCGAGAACTTTGCAATCACTGACACTGGTGAGTGAGGTGATTCATGGCACGGCTTCGCGGTTTACCGACCCGGCGAGGTTTTCTTTTGCACATGGCGGGAAGGATGGGCATCCGTTCCCGGTACCGGTGAATGTGTATGATGAGACCATCAGTGTGATGCGGGAGGCGGTGAATAAGGCAAAGATCGGGCAGAACGACAAGCAAGAGGCGATCCGGAAATTGTCGGTGTTGTCACAGCAGGTGGAGAAGGATTTTACACCGAATGAGCGGTTTGATGAGGTGGTGGAGCGAGAACGGAAGGATTCCTGGAGGCATGGCGGGAGGACGGTATTTGGGAAGGAGCAGGCGCCAGCGCCGCCAAAGAATAGGCAGTTAAGTTTATTTGATTGA
- a CDS encoding MgtC/SapB family protein, translating into MDNTLYQMIEPSTILKVVVSCLTGALLGMEREFHHKAAGMRTLTLICVGSTLFTILSVEIGMPGSPDRIASNILTGVGFIGAGVIFKGAYSIDGITTAATIWITAALGIAVGMSHYVLVAIALILVLMILQGLKLVERKISGMRQKKVICISYDMSKSAGVDFHELFKKYQLEHKHMTISRHHNLIENRYEVKGHPKDLKEMDHYLRNNPDICQFEMQTNPL; encoded by the coding sequence ATGGATAACACATTATACCAAATGATTGAACCTTCTACAATACTCAAAGTAGTAGTTTCCTGCCTGACAGGTGCCCTCCTGGGAATGGAACGGGAATTCCACCACAAGGCGGCGGGCATGCGTACACTCACCCTGATCTGTGTGGGGAGTACGCTGTTCACCATACTTTCCGTAGAAATCGGGATGCCGGGCAGTCCGGATCGTATCGCTTCCAATATCCTGACGGGCGTGGGTTTTATTGGGGCCGGGGTTATTTTTAAGGGGGCCTATAGTATTGATGGCATTACCACCGCCGCCACGATATGGATCACTGCGGCATTGGGGATAGCGGTGGGGATGAGTCACTACGTGCTGGTGGCAATAGCCCTCATTTTGGTGCTGATGATCTTGCAGGGTTTGAAGCTGGTAGAAAGGAAGATTTCGGGGATGAGGCAGAAAAAGGTGATCTGTATATCTTATGATATGTCGAAGTCGGCAGGCGTAGATTTCCATGAGCTATTCAAAAAATACCAGCTTGAGCATAAACACATGACCATTTCCCGCCATCACAACCTCATCGAAAACCGATATGAGGTCAAGGGGCACCCGAAAGACCTGAAAGAAATGGACCATTACCTCCGGAATAATCCCGACATTTGTCAATTCGAAATGCAAACAAATCCATTGTAG
- a CDS encoding acyl-CoA thioesterase: protein MIETISNTVTLRFLAEPSDVNFGGKVHGGAVMKWIDQAGYACAANWSGQCCVTVYVGGIRFIRPIQIGDMVEINATVIYTGNTSMHIAINVSAGNPRQRDRVKTTHCVMVFAAVDDHGKTVPVPKWHPETPAALEMEAYAKKLMALRMNIEEEMKPYL, encoded by the coding sequence ATGATAGAAACTATTAGTAACACAGTGACACTGCGTTTCCTCGCAGAGCCATCGGATGTTAATTTCGGAGGAAAGGTTCACGGTGGAGCCGTAATGAAATGGATTGACCAGGCAGGATATGCATGTGCGGCAAACTGGAGCGGGCAATGTTGTGTAACAGTATATGTTGGGGGCATCCGTTTTATCCGCCCTATCCAGATTGGAGATATGGTAGAGATCAATGCAACGGTAATTTATACCGGGAATACCAGCATGCATATTGCCATCAATGTATCGGCGGGCAATCCCAGGCAACGGGATCGGGTGAAGACCACGCACTGTGTAATGGTGTTTGCCGCGGTGGATGATCATGGAAAGACAGTGCCGGTACCGAAGTGGCATCCGGAAACGCCGGCGGCGCTGGAGATGGAGGCCTATGCGAAGAAGCTGATGGCATTGAGGATGAATATTGAGGAGGAGATGAAACCGTATTTGTAA
- a CDS encoding ABC transporter ATP-binding protein, giving the protein MKQHQDNGHASNASASISTASTASTATTEPTGTPASKATKASFKKTFRLYKYIRPYWPMFSVGMLLLFITSLSNLAFPRLLGDLVDKGGAHTKSITDINHIGLLLVGLLLIQGILGYFRINIFVRVTERTLASLRQQVYNHLIRLPMSFFLNRRVGELGSRISSDISLLQETFTTTLAEFIRQVIIIVGGVALLIHTSPQLTVMMLGTLPVIVILAWLFGRVVRKYSRQAQSQVAEANTIVEETLQGILNVKAFANEFFEMRRYQHKTSEVAKTGIKTGTYRGAFAAFMILGVFGAIVAVIWRGAVLIAMGELQPGLLISFVLYSTFIGASVAGLAEVYATIQKTLGATEHLLEILDEPAELITDSALVSPEDHLSGEISFNHLAFSYPSREDLNVLQDISFDIEADQQVALVGPSGAGKSTIVSLLLRLYDPAGGSISFNGRDAADFPLSALRSQMAIVPQDVFLFGGTIRENIAYGKPAATTDEIIAAAKKANAWEFIQRFPEGLDTVVGERGIQLSGGQRQRIAIARAVLKDPRILILDEATSALDSESEKLVQDALEKLMEGRTSIVIAHRLSTVRQADKIIVLDKGRIVEQGTHQELLTVDGGLYKSLSEMQFTH; this is encoded by the coding sequence ATGAAACAACACCAGGACAACGGCCATGCATCCAATGCATCTGCATCCATATCAACAGCATCAACAGCATCAACTGCTACAACGGAACCAACAGGAACACCCGCATCAAAAGCCACTAAAGCCTCTTTTAAAAAGACCTTCCGCTTATACAAATACATCCGGCCCTACTGGCCCATGTTCAGCGTAGGCATGCTATTATTATTCATCACCAGCTTATCGAACCTCGCATTTCCGCGCTTGTTGGGCGACTTAGTTGACAAAGGCGGCGCCCACACGAAAAGTATTACCGACATTAACCACATCGGACTGCTGCTCGTCGGCTTACTATTAATCCAGGGCATCTTAGGCTATTTCAGGATCAACATCTTTGTACGCGTTACCGAACGCACACTGGCCTCTCTGCGCCAGCAGGTTTACAATCACCTGATCCGCCTGCCCATGAGCTTCTTCCTGAACCGCCGGGTGGGCGAACTGGGGAGCCGCATCTCCTCAGACATCTCCCTGCTGCAGGAGACCTTCACAACTACCCTGGCAGAATTCATCCGCCAGGTGATTATTATTGTAGGAGGGGTCGCCTTATTGATCCATACCTCCCCACAACTAACCGTCATGATGTTAGGCACCCTGCCGGTGATCGTGATCCTCGCCTGGTTGTTCGGTCGCGTAGTACGGAAATATTCCAGGCAGGCCCAAAGCCAGGTGGCCGAAGCGAACACCATTGTGGAAGAAACCCTGCAAGGCATTCTGAATGTTAAAGCATTCGCCAACGAATTTTTTGAAATGCGGAGATACCAGCATAAAACCTCCGAAGTCGCAAAAACCGGTATCAAGACCGGTACCTACCGTGGTGCCTTTGCGGCCTTCATGATCCTGGGCGTATTTGGAGCGATCGTCGCAGTGATCTGGAGAGGAGCAGTTTTAATTGCCATGGGGGAATTACAACCCGGCCTGCTGATATCATTCGTATTGTATTCTACATTTATCGGTGCCTCCGTGGCAGGTCTCGCAGAAGTATATGCTACGATTCAAAAGACCCTTGGTGCCACCGAACACCTGCTGGAAATTCTCGATGAACCCGCAGAACTCATCACAGATAGCGCCCTCGTTTCTCCGGAAGACCACCTGAGTGGCGAAATCTCCTTCAACCACCTTGCTTTCAGCTATCCATCCCGGGAAGACCTGAATGTACTCCAGGATATCAGCTTCGATATCGAAGCCGATCAGCAGGTAGCATTGGTAGGCCCAAGTGGGGCAGGGAAGAGCACCATCGTCTCCTTATTATTAAGATTGTACGATCCCGCCGGCGGCAGCATCTCTTTCAATGGCCGGGATGCGGCAGACTTTCCATTGTCAGCCCTGAGAAGCCAGATGGCCATCGTACCACAAGACGTTTTCCTCTTTGGCGGTACGATCCGGGAAAACATTGCCTATGGTAAACCCGCCGCGACGACCGACGAAATTATTGCGGCAGCTAAAAAGGCAAATGCCTGGGAGTTTATACAACGATTCCCCGAAGGACTGGATACAGTAGTAGGAGAGAGAGGAATCCAATTATCCGGTGGTCAGCGGCAACGTATTGCAATAGCCCGTGCCGTACTGAAAGATCCAAGGATCCTGATCCTGGACGAAGCCACCAGTGCACTGGATTCAGAATCAGAAAAACTGGTGCAGGATGCGCTGGAGAAACTGATGGAAGGACGGACCTCTATTGTAATCGCCCACAGGTTAAGTACCGTGCGCCAGGCCGATAAGATAATTGTATTGGATAAAGGCCGTATCGTGGAGCAGGGTACGCACCAGGAATTATTGACGGTAGATGGAGGATTGTATAAAAGTTTAAGTGAAATGCAGTTCACGCATTAA
- a CDS encoding DUF695 domain-containing protein: MSNAYQPDWDLYTCHIDDHPAIIGLDLDLRRFAPLNSKPHAIYVSVYLNTPRADGFPQGDEFQVLGEIEDSLVKGLETHLNAHFVGRTISNGVRDFYFYTGDTTLYDKHIADVMIAFPEYQYDFGLKDDRTWELYFDFLLPDKVEIQRIQNRKVLRTLKQHGDIEEKARHIDHWIYFATEEHRELYWQKISKEGFVVQQRSLSGNAERPYSLHVSRHDRTDEASINAVVLMLFELAQAINADYNGWETVVVNR; this comes from the coding sequence ATGTCTAACGCCTACCAGCCAGATTGGGATTTATACACTTGTCACATAGATGACCACCCGGCCATTATAGGGCTAGACCTCGACCTACGGCGATTCGCACCGCTGAACAGTAAACCGCATGCTATTTATGTGTCTGTATATTTGAATACTCCCCGGGCCGATGGATTCCCGCAGGGAGATGAGTTTCAAGTGTTGGGTGAAATTGAGGACAGCCTGGTCAAAGGATTGGAAACACATCTGAACGCACACTTTGTGGGCCGGACGATTTCCAATGGTGTAAGAGATTTTTACTTTTATACCGGTGACACAACTTTATATGATAAACACATCGCCGATGTGATGATTGCCTTCCCGGAATATCAATATGATTTCGGATTAAAGGATGATCGGACATGGGAATTGTATTTCGATTTCCTGCTACCAGATAAGGTAGAGATTCAGCGGATACAGAACAGGAAGGTGCTACGCACCCTGAAACAACATGGGGATATTGAGGAAAAAGCCAGACACATTGATCACTGGATTTATTTCGCAACTGAGGAACACAGGGAGCTTTACTGGCAAAAGATCAGTAAAGAAGGATTTGTGGTGCAGCAGCGGAGTTTAAGTGGAAATGCGGAACGGCCTTACAGCCTGCATGTATCCCGGCATGATCGAACAGATGAAGCCAGTATTAATGCCGTTGTGCTCATGCTGTTTGAGCTCGCACAGGCCATTAATGCGGATTATAATGGATGGGAAACAGTCGTGGTGAATAGGTAA
- a CDS encoding DUF6804 family protein, with amino-acid sequence MALLFQPILKIALGRELWNIVAVIVAVGLMLSLK; translated from the coding sequence TTGGCATTGCTTTTTCAGCCCATATTAAAAATTGCATTAGGCAGGGAATTGTGGAATATTGTGGCCGTGATCGTAGCGGTCGGGTTAATGCTAAGTTTAAAATGA
- a CDS encoding TIGR03915 family putative DNA repair protein has product MEIYLYDGSFEGFLTAVFETYKKGGLIRKENAFVPDMFATTIRVETDLLKADRVWAGLSKKLSADALHQYFSAFLSELENIEDQLLNYTRHVFENQVSVERDFGNPFVLFVAQTARKVHREKHRMEAFVRFQLTKDGIYFSLVSPDYNVLPLIIRHFKDRYADQRWMIYDQARNYGIYYDLETVEVIWMEMDKHEGIWVEHEADYQALWQTYYKGANIASRVNRKLQLQHMPKRYWKYLPELR; this is encoded by the coding sequence ATGGAAATTTACCTATATGATGGGTCTTTTGAAGGCTTCCTGACAGCCGTGTTCGAAACTTATAAAAAAGGAGGGCTGATCAGGAAGGAAAATGCCTTCGTTCCGGACATGTTTGCGACTACAATTAGGGTCGAAACCGACCTCCTGAAGGCTGATAGGGTATGGGCCGGCCTAAGCAAAAAACTATCAGCGGATGCCTTGCACCAATATTTCTCAGCTTTTCTCTCCGAATTAGAGAATATTGAAGATCAATTGTTAAACTACACCCGGCATGTATTTGAAAATCAGGTTTCTGTAGAGCGTGATTTTGGGAATCCTTTTGTGCTCTTTGTTGCCCAGACGGCTCGCAAGGTACATCGGGAGAAGCATCGGATGGAAGCCTTTGTGCGGTTTCAACTGACAAAAGATGGTATTTATTTCAGCCTCGTTTCGCCGGACTATAACGTCCTTCCTTTGATCATCCGGCACTTTAAAGACAGGTACGCGGATCAGCGCTGGATGATTTATGACCAAGCCAGGAACTATGGAATTTATTATGATCTGGAGACAGTGGAGGTGATCTGGATGGAGATGGATAAACACGAAGGCATATGGGTAGAACATGAGGCAGATTACCAGGCTCTGTGGCAGACCTATTATAAAGGGGCAAATATCGCCAGCCGGGTGAACAGGAAATTACAGTTACAGCATATGCCTAAAAGATATTGGAAGTACCTGCCTGAACTGCGGTAA